A DNA window from Actinomadura coerulea contains the following coding sequences:
- a CDS encoding pyridoxamine 5'-phosphate oxidase family protein: MRETREELIELQALLDDSLSRSTAHLRSIINTERSLTAGQLCQVLTGMCTLALSTVTAKGEPRISGVDGHFLHGKWHFGTARDAAKARHLAARPAVSAAHMRGEDLGVFTHGTVEILNPPDGEPARDWPELLAYLKGFYGGDAFDWDKEIVYYRLHPHWMAAYAPDAAKLTETSGP, from the coding sequence ATGCGTGAAACCAGAGAAGAACTCATAGAGCTCCAGGCACTTCTGGACGATTCGCTTTCCCGCTCCACCGCGCATCTGCGGTCGATCATCAATACCGAGAGGTCGTTGACGGCGGGGCAGCTCTGCCAGGTGCTCACCGGCATGTGCACGCTGGCCCTGTCCACGGTGACCGCCAAGGGGGAGCCGCGGATCAGTGGGGTGGACGGGCACTTCCTCCACGGGAAGTGGCACTTCGGCACGGCGCGCGACGCGGCCAAGGCCCGCCATCTGGCCGCCCGTCCCGCCGTCAGCGCGGCGCACATGCGGGGGGAGGACCTGGGCGTGTTCACGCACGGCACGGTGGAGATCCTCAACCCGCCGGACGGCGAGCCGGCCCGGGACTGGCCGGAGCTGCTCGCCTACCTCAAGGGTTTCTACGGCGGGGACGCCTTCGACTGGGACAAAGAGATCGTCTACTACCGCCTGCACCCGCACTGGATGGCCGCCTACGCGCCCGACGCCGCCAAGCTCACGGAGACGTCCGGCCCCTGA
- a CDS encoding TetR/AcrR family transcriptional regulator has product MARIATREKLFTAAIELIAESGLAATTVDQIAERAGVAKGTVYYNFDSKAALFAALLEYGVDRLATALRDAASGRPPLEALDAVVAAELAFIGEHEPFARLLIAETWRAGGDWQHAARLIRERAIGVVADVLREAVAAGDLRSDLDTGTAASAVFGMVLTVALDWRALQPGRSLDDVQATLLALLRGRLTS; this is encoded by the coding sequence GTGGCCCGCATCGCGACCCGGGAGAAGCTGTTCACCGCGGCGATCGAGCTGATCGCCGAGAGCGGGCTCGCCGCGACGACCGTCGACCAGATCGCCGAGCGCGCCGGCGTGGCCAAGGGCACCGTCTACTACAACTTCGACAGCAAGGCCGCGCTGTTCGCGGCGCTGCTGGAGTACGGCGTCGACCGCCTCGCCACCGCCCTGCGCGACGCCGCGTCCGGCCGTCCCCCGCTGGAGGCGCTGGACGCCGTCGTCGCCGCCGAGCTGGCGTTCATCGGCGAGCACGAGCCCTTCGCCCGGCTCCTGATCGCCGAGACGTGGCGGGCCGGCGGCGACTGGCAGCACGCCGCCCGCCTGATCCGCGAGCGCGCCATCGGCGTCGTCGCCGACGTCCTGCGCGAAGCGGTCGCCGCCGGCGACCTGCGCTCCGACCTGGACACCGGCACGGCCGCCTCCGCCGTCTTCGGCATGGTCCTCACCGTCGCCCTGGACTGGCGCGCCCTCCAGCCCGGCCGCTCCCTGGACGACGTCCAGGCGACCCTGCTCGCCCTCCTCCGAGGCCGCCTCACCAGCTGA
- a CDS encoding YhgE/Pip domain-containing protein, translating to MRLPALTSGGLELRRFQRNRLTRVAMAGLVLLPLLYAGLYLWSFWDPYARLQHVPVALVVQDKPAKADGKNVHAGADLADELKKRKVFDWRTVSAAKAEEGVRSGKYYMSLTIPADFSARIASPSGDGTPAPAGLRLQMNDANNYVVGTLAQAAFKEISAAAGSEAVRGYFDQIFLSFGKLHGELGKAAQGADKLAAGSGQAHDGAGKLAEGAGKAEAGAGKLKGGIDEARAGSGKVTSGLEELRTGTGQVAAGMQRLTTTVDRAGDTLVPLLRENAPEIRQAALAVAQGADALADGAGRLPAQTGAAVQRAEKAQAELNARLAAHPEVPPNVRQDLTRAAAQVVTVAKQVDGYVSDHTGDLRKVAADARAVERAARKIAKDAPSLAAKVEKARRDVDRLNAGTQRVNAGAGQLLSGSSQLTSGLGVLSGGAGELRGGLGQLSGGAVTLETALAQISTGNERLANGLNQGASRIPDYDAGERAARDDMMSNPVRLASATENAVPNYGTGFAPFFVPLSLWVGGMIVYMLLRPLNPRALAGTAPGHRVALAGWLPAAAIGAAQACVVLAVLHFALGLRAEHWPGLVAFLALASAAFLAVIQWVNARFGPVGRIIALALLMLQLTSAAGTYPIETSPAFFQAVRPYLPMPWVVDAVRHLISGGDLSSVWQGCAVLAAFLAGGLALTALAVRHNRVWTVKRLHPALKL from the coding sequence GCCGGGCTCGTGCTGCTTCCGCTGCTCTATGCCGGGCTCTACCTGTGGTCTTTTTGGGACCCGTACGCGCGGCTCCAGCACGTTCCGGTCGCGCTCGTCGTGCAGGACAAGCCCGCCAAGGCGGACGGGAAGAACGTCCACGCGGGGGCCGACCTGGCGGACGAGCTGAAGAAGCGCAAGGTCTTCGACTGGCGCACCGTCTCGGCGGCGAAGGCCGAGGAGGGCGTCCGATCGGGGAAGTACTACATGTCCCTGACGATCCCCGCCGACTTCAGCGCCCGGATCGCGTCGCCGTCCGGTGACGGGACGCCCGCACCGGCCGGGTTGCGGCTCCAGATGAACGACGCCAACAACTACGTGGTCGGGACGCTCGCCCAGGCAGCGTTCAAGGAGATCAGCGCAGCCGCCGGGAGCGAGGCCGTGCGCGGCTACTTCGACCAGATCTTCCTCTCCTTCGGCAAGCTGCACGGCGAACTCGGCAAGGCGGCTCAGGGCGCGGACAAGCTCGCCGCGGGCTCCGGCCAGGCGCACGACGGCGCGGGCAAACTCGCCGAAGGCGCCGGCAAGGCCGAGGCAGGCGCGGGCAAGCTGAAGGGCGGCATCGACGAGGCCCGCGCCGGCAGCGGCAAGGTGACCTCCGGCCTGGAGGAGCTCCGCACCGGAACGGGCCAGGTCGCCGCCGGAATGCAGCGGCTGACCACGACCGTCGACCGCGCGGGCGACACCCTCGTGCCGCTGCTGCGGGAGAACGCCCCCGAGATCCGCCAGGCCGCGCTCGCCGTCGCGCAGGGCGCGGACGCCCTCGCCGACGGCGCCGGACGGCTGCCCGCCCAGACCGGCGCCGCCGTCCAACGGGCGGAGAAGGCGCAGGCCGAACTGAACGCCCGCCTCGCCGCCCACCCGGAAGTGCCGCCGAACGTCCGGCAGGACCTCACCCGGGCCGCCGCGCAGGTCGTCACCGTCGCGAAGCAGGTGGACGGCTACGTCAGCGACCACACCGGCGACCTGCGCAAGGTCGCGGCCGACGCCCGCGCGGTCGAGCGGGCCGCCCGCAAGATCGCCAAGGACGCGCCCTCCCTGGCCGCCAAGGTCGAGAAGGCGCGCCGGGACGTGGACCGCCTCAACGCCGGAACCCAGCGGGTCAACGCGGGCGCGGGGCAACTGCTCTCCGGCTCGTCCCAGCTGACCAGCGGACTCGGCGTCCTGTCGGGCGGGGCGGGCGAGCTCCGGGGCGGCCTCGGGCAGCTGTCCGGCGGCGCGGTGACGCTGGAGACGGCCCTCGCGCAGATCTCCACCGGCAACGAGCGGCTGGCGAACGGCCTGAACCAGGGCGCCTCCCGGATCCCGGACTACGACGCCGGGGAACGCGCCGCACGCGACGACATGATGAGCAACCCGGTGCGGCTCGCCAGCGCCACCGAGAACGCGGTGCCGAACTACGGGACCGGGTTCGCGCCGTTCTTCGTCCCCCTCTCCCTGTGGGTCGGCGGCATGATCGTCTACATGCTGCTGCGCCCGCTGAACCCGCGCGCGCTCGCGGGCACTGCGCCCGGCCACCGCGTCGCGCTCGCCGGCTGGCTGCCCGCCGCGGCGATCGGCGCCGCGCAGGCCTGCGTCGTCCTCGCCGTCCTGCACTTCGCGCTCGGCCTGCGCGCCGAGCACTGGCCCGGCCTCGTCGCGTTCCTCGCGCTCGCCTCCGCCGCGTTCCTCGCGGTGATCCAGTGGGTGAACGCCCGCTTCGGCCCGGTCGGCCGGATCATCGCGCTGGCGCTCCTGATGCTCCAGCTCACCTCGGCCGCCGGCACGTACCCGATCGAGACGAGCCCGGCGTTCTTCCAGGCCGTCCGCCCGTACCTGCCGATGCCGTGGGTCGTGGACGCCGTCCGGCACCTGATCAGCGGCGGCGACCTGTCCTCGGTGTGGCAGGGTTGTGCGGTGCTGGCCGCCTTCCTGGCCGGGGGGCTCGCGCTCACCGCCCTGGCCGTCCGGCACAACCGGGTCTGGACGGTGAAGCGCCTGCACCCGGCACTGAAGCTCTGA